The Pleurodeles waltl isolate 20211129_DDA chromosome 6, aPleWal1.hap1.20221129, whole genome shotgun sequence genome has a segment encoding these proteins:
- the EIF1 gene encoding eukaryotic translation initiation factor 1, which translates to MSAIQNLQSFDPFADATKGDDWLPAGTEDSIHIRIQQRNGRKTLTTVQGIADDYDKKKLVKAFKKKFACNGTVVEHPEYGEVIQLQGDQRKNACQFLVEVGLAKDDQLKVHGF; encoded by the exons ATGTCCGCTATCCAGAACCTCCAGTCTTTCG acCCCTTTGCTGATGCAACTAAGGGTGATGACTGGCTCCCAGCGGGGACAGAGGATTCTATTCATATAAGGATTCAACAGAGGAACGGCAGAAAGACCCTCACAACCGTACAAGGAATTGCCGATGATTACGATAAAAAGAAGTTAGTCAAGGCCTTTAAAAAA AAATTTGCCTGCAATGGTACTGTGGTTGAGCACCCAGAATACGGAGAGGTAATCCAGCTTCAAGGTGACCAGCGTAAAAACGCATGCCAGTTCCTCGTTGAG GTGGGACTGGCAAAGGATGACCAGCTTAAAGTCCATGGCTTCTAA